ATAGAAAGATCAGATTATCAATCAAATATTGTGATTCAAAATCTGAAGCAAACACTGTGTATTACCTGTTGTGATTAGTGAATGCTCAAGCACTCTGAGGTAGCTTGACGGAGACGTAGCCCATCATTCTGAGGTGAACTCCGAGATCAATTTCTAGTGTTTTTGGCTCTCACTCTCTGTTTGTTTCTCTTAAACTCTAGCCCTAATGTTTTGTTATTCTTGCGTGCGTGTGCCCGTGTTCTTGAGATAAAAGGGGTTTTATTGATTTATGAAATTCTGAGTTAAAAACTCAGTGTTTGTTCTGCTTGTGAAATCGTTATTGGGCTGGACTGGGCCTTAAacatttttgggttttcaattTTGCCATTTTTCATGGACGCATGAattaattgcaaaaataccataaatatTATTTGTGTATTAATTTGTATCTTGGAGTTGGAAGCTGCAAATTCCCAACAGCAAGTTTGAAAAATATCAAACTTATACATATAGTTTGAAAAATAGCAAATAATTAAAtcttttcattaatttttttttctttgctttCTTTTTGTTATTTTCCTTGCTTGTAGAGTAGGTGATTTATATATTCCGCTTTCAAAAATTATTCTACCTTTCTTTTCGTGGACGTTAGATTTGGAAGATATTCTCTTGCTTTATAGATTTATGCATAGTTTCCTTCTGTTAACTACATTTGTCTGTATAAAAAGAGGACATTTAATATCAATTGGCTCACCCCTAAACTACTTCCTGCTACTCTCTTGCATTAAACTTTTTCCAAAAGAAATTTGACGTTTATAAAATACGTGTGGCTGGCCTTTTTAAAAAATGGGACCTAGAATTCTGACTACAAAAGCACCAGGAATAGACCCATCATTCTTGGAATTTATAAACAGAGCTAAGTTCAAAATAAGGGCGACAGGACTGGAGCCCGAGCCTGAACAAAGTTTGGATGAAGCCTTGGACTATATCATTACAGATTACAGGAAGAAGACCAAAGATTGGAGTGGGAGTTGAAACAAAATCGGGGGGAAGAACAAAGATTGGAGAGAGAACTACGATTGGAGCGAAAACGAAGACTGGAGCTAGAACAGAGATTGAACCTACAACAAAGGGGACACAACAAGAAATGTCGTATATGTGATGGAGATATTTCCGAAGACGAAGGCTCTTCTTCTGGTGGGTGCAAAGTTTGCAATTACTATCGCAACAAGGGCAAAGATCATCAAGTCAATCATCCTTTTCATTCCTCTCATCCACTTATATTGCGTACGAAAGGAGTAGAGAGCTTTATATGCAACTCTTGCCACAAAATGCATGCAAATGTTGATATGTATTTCACGTGTAGTGATGGATGTGATTTCTTTATGGATGTCAAATGTGTGATCATGCCCCCGACAACCTGGTATGATTTCGAAAATCTTGATGGAAAGCACATACAACATTTTACTCATCAACATCGGATGGTGCCACTTGTAAGGGATGGAATTGATGATATCAATTGCTTCATCTGCCGCGGCTTGAAATGCTCATCATCAGGTGAAATCTATGGTTGCAAACGTTGTGAGTATTATTTGCACGAATCATGTGCACAATTACCACCTCAAATCCATGGTTGCACTTTTCAACCGTGTAAACACCCTTTACTCTTTCATACTGCTAATCGTGCATTCCGTGCTTGCAAGTCATGCAAAAAAGACAATTTTATCTTCACTTATGAATGTCCTCAATGTAGCTTTGCTTTATGTGTGAAATGTGCCACTACAATCACGCGCACTGTAAAGTTTGATTACCACGAGCATCCTCTTTACTTCCTCGAAACAGCAGAGCCTAATCTCGTCCAGTGTGATGGCTATGATTCCTATTGTAAAAGACATGCTCTCATTGATGCCGACGAATTCAATCATACAAATTCATACATATTTTGCTGTGCGGAATGCAATTTCAAAGTCCACATGCTATGTGGTATGTTACCTAGCACTATTAAATATGAATATCACATACATCCTCTTCTTCTTGTTGACTTGGCTATCGAGAATGACCATGGAGAATACGGTTGTGATATTTGTGAAAGTGAAAGAGATCCACGATACTGTGTATATTTTTGCCAAGACTGCAAGTTCGTTGCTCACGTCCACTGTCTAACTCCTCTGGTATGCTTAATCACTCATTATTACtctagttttgttttattttccatGGTTGATTATGAGTTTTCTTTAGAAAAAGTTATTTACACTCATCTaaccataaataaataattagaacACTAATTATGACACATTCTTATATTGTTTGTCAATTAAAAGAGCATACATCATTAAACCTCTacatttgaataatttatataagaATAACTTCTCTATTCTAATAAGTTATAACAACTCTAAAAGTAAATTAATGTACTAAACAAttttacattttaaattttaCTTTCCCAAGTAGAGTataattaattatccattatcCAAATGATGTTTTTTCCAAACATTTGTTAAgattttttttcctaatattttcATCTCAAAATGATTCTGATTGCTTATATTGATCATTTGAGTgcatatagccacattataaatGATCCTGAGTTATATTTctactgttttttatttttttgaatgtGATCagattataaatttaattaatgaaGATGTGAAGATGAAAATAGTGGGAGAAGATATTTGGAAATCACCCAACGAGTTAGACAGTGTATGGGTTCCAGAGAAAAAGCAGGGCAGTTCCCTTTCCACCTTCAAAGATTTATTATACCAATTATCTGAAGATGAGTTAGAAACGCTAATGGCTTATTTTCAGTGGAATGAGGACAGTAGAGGAGATAATGGAGCGAATAACAAAACCACTCAACTTGAGCTTGCTGACGAAGTTCTACGATTTTCTAAATTTACCGAGAGTCAGCAATTTATGTCGGTACTTTTTGATGAGTTTCGTTCCAGCTTCTGCAAAACAAAGTTTGAAATAAAATCCAGCGATTTATCATTGAAAATTGTTCCTTTTCAAAGTTATTCGATACCTTTGAATTTGGTCTCTGTTCTGAGAAGTCTTCTTCAAAAATATGGAGATATTGGTGCGACTTCTGCCTCCTCCCCGGCCATGAAGAGCATAGGCGTTTTCTTCATATGTAAAGTGCTTAAACAGATGCATTCGACTTTGAATACAGACATAACTAAACATCTTCTTCAAGATTGGTATTCCTACATAACACTGTCCAAAGAGATTATGGGCTTTAAAGTGGAATTTTTGGAAGCATCTCTAGAGAAGATAACAGAAGTTTTCTTCTGTGGACAAGTTAGTAAACTACTTGGCATGGACATTCCAACACTGCTACATAGTAAGATGGCTGAGCTAGAAAAGGAAGTGACAGAGTACAAAGAAAGACTTGACAAGTTCAATAAATTTCGTGAGTTTTCTTTGAGTAAGGGATCCATGAAGGAACGCTTGAATAAGGGGTTGAAACTGATGTGGAAGACTGCTGGGGAGGTTGGCCGTGAATGTGACACCTAAATATATATACCatgcatgtgtatatatatatatatatatatatattgtaatgtTTCATGTGTACTTGGTTTCTATATATGTTTTCACTACTTTTATTTCCTGGGCCATTTGTTTGGTTATTATTAAGAATAAAAGATGGTATTTTCAGCTTTGTtgattttacttaattaaataagttgCTTTAAATATGGGAAACTCGTTTTAACATATATTATTGGAAAACaatcctacaaaaaaaaaaaaaaaaaaagggggatgATTATATTGAATTGTAGTGTAActgaatttttattctttttcaaatcatgCACATTGAttgaaaattaataaattaaacttgAACATACTTTCATTAAAAAACATTTGTAAAACTATATAAATAAGCTCGATcagaaacatatatatatatattttaaataatctaatttgaattttAGGCTCTCCTTACATTTGTATTTTATCATTGTTTTTctacttcattcttcttcctcttttttAGATTTCTAAGTGGAAGTATTTTTAGAAGGCATTATTCAAgcaattacttttttttttctttcaacatagtaaaagacaaataaaaaaggaaaaatcGTTTTGCATATATTAAAACCAACATTGACGATCCTGGTCTGATGTTGTGCATATTTATAGCATGCATGCCCTTCCAAACCTAGCACAAGAAAGACCTGACCAAAAAAATAGGTGACAACCTGCTCAATAATGTGAGTTAAAAGTAAAACACAAGTCAGAATTGAAAGCATACATGCCAAGCTACAATTTGCTTCAACAACAAGCACTGCTACAATAATAGCATTTAACTTATATTTATTAGGCTAATAGTCTTCGGTTCTCACGAAATAGAAACCAAAGTTTATCTATACGAAGTTAAAACTTATAATAATTGAAATTAAAAATTAAGAATAGCCTTCGCATATTACATTATAATCGATATCTATTCTTGCATTTAACTTCAATTTTTATGTAATAACTGAAGTTAAAGGGTTCCAGCgtgaatattttaatattttaacttCAGTTATTACATAAAATTTTGGTTAttacataaaagttaaagttAAAGGTATGCATATACTtctgtttttatgtaataaccgaagttaaatggttatttaaaaatttttattttgttttgtaataaccgaaatatatatatttgtttcatATTATAtaaccaaatatttattttagatTTAGTATTTAGAAATCTTATTTAGTTTAATATAAATAATGTTTTATTTCCTTTACTAGcattattatgatttaatttatcatttgcataaataaaattcaacaagTTTATAATCTTATAAAAACATTCATATACTAAACATTCATTCTTTTGTCTAAAAAAAGACATAGAATTCATACCAATTGATATAATTATAAGTAGCTATAAAACTAAATTCACCTAACAATAAATAAAAGTTGTCAATATTGCTAACCATTCATGTTGTATTGGGAGGAGGTCATTGATCTCATTGTATACATTTTTCCCATTAAACTGTAAAATTGAAAGATAAAAATTAATTAGCATACTAATTATTTTATAGTTTATCATAAGccataattaattataaaaatataagcaAACATACTTTATATTTTAGGAATCCCACCGCATTTGATGCCCTTACAAAATCTTAGatgtattttaatatatagaaaccacattcatgactctTTGGTTGTTTTGGGCAATGAATATTGACGATCTTTGTAAACTTCCAAAGCATGGAATTTGAAGAAGCCATTTCGTATGCACTACATTAAGAAATTAAAGatgtaaaaaatttaataatttgaacttgaaaatttaagaaacataattttaaaaataaaattgacctCATTATCAATGCATCAATTTGTGGAGGTCGTTCATGTACTttttgtaatgtcctcctaattcaggactgttacactatgtacttaaaaTTTTGTCAGACCTGCTAGTCAGGTCATTTGGTTGAAAaagtgtaactaaggttagtgacaagggttagggttaaaactttggtcaaagaaccgttgacttttatttaataaGTTTCacataaacatgggatcccaaaatactacaACAAAACTGTTAAAAAGGGTAAATACGCATCAAAAGTTACAtccgccggcctaagcagcaaaacaaggctataaccttagttcctctgagaaaaccCCGGCCCCGGTGGTCGagaagccgcatatgtacacgctgccaccgaagctctccaactcatggctggtcaagctttcttttccccttatctgcaccacaaagcacccgtgagccgaggctcaacaagtaAACAGAACGTGCAACAACAgagaatatcaattttaaatcaTTCATTCAACACAACCAGCAATAACAATCCATAGATATTATCATTCACGTTCAAGCAAATGATCATTGGATTAACCTAGGGCCGCTGCCCTAACCAATTGACCttagagccaattctcggggcctatgccctagccaCGTGACCGTAGAATCACttgggccctcgcccttagcctTATCTCACTAGCCATAAAGCTAGCCCAACCTCATTGGTTCAATATCGACCTTAAggtcgaccaacgtaatagtacgttactTATTTAGGCTTATGCCTCGcgcacaacgcgctattgccgtccttgactcataagtcaagccctgatccagaaAACAGATGTGAATAGGCACATCCCGATAAACTAAGCACATATaaatgctaatcatataatccctTTGGACAACCATTTCCACAATactaaacatattcatataacatgGCCCCAcgccctaaccatagaattcattCGACAAATATAAGCACTTAAACATTTATCAACAAGCGTTTGGAACAATAGCctagcataaaaaaaaaatttggggcccaagccctaatcatattaatatataacagtcgacccaagccctaatcacatataacacattttgggtgcaattttcttacctcaggtccaagtaagCATAaacaagaatgaccctcgagcacaatcccagTTCCGATCCCCTAGTgataccctaagtcacaaccacAAAGAAGGATTCTATTAATAACGAGCGaacaaaggcttccggaccaagacatagcctccggggcctcgggttccaccaaaccaGGTAGTGGAAACAATCACGATCCCTAAGGAAAAGTTCCCATTCAAATCAAACTCCCCAAGGAAAAAATGCCAAGGCGGGCTGCGATTTTCCCCCTATGGGTCACGGCGCGCTCCTCAAAGCAGCCTCATCCTCCCCTCTGTCCAGGGGCACTGGCCGCGACTTGGCTTAACAGGTTGCAACACACCCCTAGGCAGAGGCCTCCCTAGGTGCCTGAGCTTAGGCTGAGTCGCGACTTATGAAGAACAAAGTCCTgacttggcccctcgaacccaAAATTCCCTCCATTTTCAATAGATAAATCCAAGCCAAACTAACTCAAAATCACTCCAAAACATAATTCAATTATCCCAATCACTCTAACACATTCCCAtcaacaaaacccaaccaaatTCTAGTCTCAAACTCATTAAATCCTCAATTGAATCCTTGAGTTAAGAGATTCAAAATAACCTCAAGAAACCATGGATTCATCATATATTAAACCATAAATTAGAGTTAAGATGTTTACCTTAGCTGTAGAAGAAGACCTTCTAGCCTCAAGAAATCTGAAACCCAATCCCAAGCTTCAATTCTATGGCTTCTAGCCACTAAATCCCCTTAGCTTTAATAGTTAACTTTGAAGAATGTcttgagagaaaagaaaagagtgagttgagggagagagagtcgGTTAGACAGAAAGCTTCTAAGTGTATGTGTTGTTTGTCTTTTATTTGATTAAGCTTATCTAACttctaatcccgaggctcggggtaccaagaacatccccgagggaaaaatagtaaatttccccaatattccctccttacctctctaacttcaaatacatctccaattatttatttcaataaCCTGATAGCCCaattaaatgtctaatacccaaaataccccttgactttccccgtgtcgggtattaggtcccgttatgactttcccgctaacttgctccctaggatcgccttgcaccgagtaactcaaataaacccacataataatgtggtctcccacatatatcacatatatgcacataaatatacaattatgcccgcaacgggcaaaattaccaaaatcgcccttctaataagaagcgggcccacat
The Humulus lupulus chromosome 6, drHumLupu1.1, whole genome shotgun sequence DNA segment above includes these coding regions:
- the LOC133784871 gene encoding uncharacterized protein LOC133784871; protein product: MEEANIAKNKKVRDITHNQMKMVGEDLWKLPKELNNVWPVAKKKQDWTCLIGGMIFNVLCNLSIECLPQYLGYLCENVAGMMFIARNVVFNETYFPASQQLSSTQVTSTPVSYPSAQFFTNTTKSGANQNTSPAVSVATPEHQSNTTNASSSAQTTVTLPQAYTPTIASSPTEQTTNTSSLPYPIHAASPSPSSSGSITSAPALIRLPRTHSMVTRAQNGIYKLKAYFATKHPLSESLLPSEPKSTKVALQHPTWLVAKGYLQQPGIDYEDVFSPVVKPVTVRMVLTLVVSFKWEVRQLDVSNAFLNGTLQEIIFMTQPEGFEDPSKPTHVCHLPKTIYGLKQAPRAWNDKLKQTLLSWGFLASKADTSLFVYGTSNTLVILLVYVDDILITGPNTLLIPKLITDFNTAFALKDFGQVHYFLGVEIHRSSDGMYLSQSKYITDLLVKVHLDGAKSCSSPTSSVHKLALTEDTPFEDPTLYRSTLGALHVHWEACKRLLRYLKGTLSEGLLLRPALRLSLEAYSDADWASCIDDRRSTSVYAVYLGSNLISWSAKKQHVVARSSTESKFRALANTTAEIKWLLSLLTKLQVTLADIPIIGVDNQGVAALAANPVFHARCKHIEIDQHFVRDQTLDNEVSVRYVPSVDQIADVLTKPLPKDSLGLYHYRLQEEDQRLEWELKQNRGEEQRLERELRLERKRRLELEQRLNLQQRGHNKKCRICDGDISEDEGSSSGGCKVCNYYRNKGKDHQVNHPFHSSHPLILRTKGVESFICNSCHKMHANVDMYFTCSDGCDFFMDVKCVIMPPTTWYDFENLDGKHIQHFTHQHRMVPLVRDGIDDINCFICRGLKCSSSGEIYGCKRCEYYLHESCAQLPPQIHGCTFQPCKHPLLFHTANRAFRACKSCKKDNFIFTYECPQCSFALCVKCATTITRTVKFDYHEHPLYFLETAEPNLVQCDGYDSYCKRHALIDADEFNHTNSYIFCCAECNFKVHMLCGMLPSTIKYEYHIHPLLLVDLAIENDHGEYGCDICESERDPRYCVYFCQDCKFVAHVHCLTPLIINLINEDVKMKIVGEDIWKSPNELDSVWVPEKKQGSSLSTFKDLLYQLSEDELETLMAYFQWNEDSRGDNGANNKTTQLELADEVLRFSKFTESQQFMSVLFDEFRSSFCKTKFEIKSSDLSLKIVPFQSYSIPLNLVSVLRSLLQKYGDIGATSASSPAMKSIGVFFICKVLKQMHSTLNTDITKHLLQDWYSYITLSKEIMGFKVEFLEASLEKITEVFFCGQVSKLLGMDIPTLLHSKMAELEKEVTEYKERLDKFNKFREFSLSKGSMKERLNKGLKLMWKTAGEVGRECDT